One segment of Streptomyces sp. XD-27 DNA contains the following:
- a CDS encoding lasso peptide biosynthesis PqqD family chaperone, which translates to MTLRLRDGVSRADTDEGIALLDEDTGQYWNLNPTGAQALRTLLAGGTPEQAARELTEAYDVDAETARVDVTELVATLRSAGLLEP; encoded by the coding sequence ATGACGCTCAGGCTGCGCGACGGCGTGTCCCGCGCCGACACCGACGAGGGGATCGCACTGCTCGACGAGGACACCGGCCAGTACTGGAACCTGAACCCCACCGGGGCCCAGGCGCTGCGCACGCTCCTGGCCGGAGGCACCCCCGAGCAGGCGGCCCGGGAGCTGACCGAGGCATACGACGTGGACGCCGAGACCGCCCGCGTGGACGTGACGGAGCTGGTTGCGACGCTGCGGTCGGCGGGGCTGCTGGAGCCCTGA
- a CDS encoding argininosuccinate synthase, with amino-acid sequence MTERVVLAYSGGLDTSVAIGWIAEETGAEVIAVAVDVGQGGEDLGVIRKRALACGAVEAEVADAKDEFADEYCLPAIKANALYMDRYPLVSALSRPTIVKHLVAAAKKHGASTVAHGCTGKGNDQVRFEAGISSLAPDLKCIAPVRDYAMTRDKAIAFCEAKNLPIATTKKSPYSIDQNVFGRAVETGFLEDIWNAPIEDIYEYTSNPAVAREPDEVVISFREGVPVAIDGKPVTVLQAIQQLNERAGAQGIGRIDMVEDRLVGIKSREVYEAPGAIALITAHQELESVTVERELARYKRQVEQRWGELVYDGLWFSPLKRALDGFINEANQHVTGDIRMTLHGGRAVVTGRKSDASLYDFNLATYDTGDTFDQSLSKGFIEIFGMSSKIAAKRDLA; translated from the coding sequence GTGACCGAGCGCGTCGTACTCGCCTACTCGGGCGGACTGGACACCTCTGTCGCCATCGGCTGGATCGCCGAGGAGACTGGCGCCGAGGTCATCGCCGTCGCCGTGGACGTCGGCCAGGGCGGCGAGGACCTGGGCGTCATCCGTAAGCGCGCGCTCGCCTGCGGTGCCGTCGAGGCCGAGGTCGCGGACGCCAAGGACGAGTTCGCCGACGAGTACTGCCTCCCGGCGATCAAGGCCAATGCGCTGTACATGGACCGTTACCCGCTGGTGTCGGCGCTGTCCCGGCCGACGATCGTCAAGCACCTCGTCGCCGCCGCCAAGAAGCACGGTGCCTCCACCGTCGCGCACGGCTGCACCGGCAAGGGCAACGACCAGGTCCGGTTCGAGGCCGGGATCTCCTCCCTCGCCCCCGACCTGAAGTGCATCGCCCCGGTCCGTGACTATGCGATGACGCGGGACAAGGCCATCGCCTTCTGCGAGGCGAAGAACCTGCCGATCGCGACCACCAAGAAGTCCCCGTACTCGATCGACCAGAACGTCTTCGGGCGGGCCGTGGAGACCGGCTTCCTGGAGGACATTTGGAACGCGCCGATCGAGGACATCTACGAGTACACCTCGAACCCGGCGGTCGCGCGTGAGCCCGACGAGGTCGTGATCTCCTTCCGCGAGGGCGTGCCGGTGGCCATCGACGGCAAGCCCGTCACCGTGCTCCAGGCCATCCAGCAGCTGAACGAGCGGGCGGGCGCCCAGGGCATCGGCCGGATCGACATGGTCGAGGACCGGCTGGTCGGCATCAAGTCCCGCGAGGTCTACGAGGCCCCCGGCGCCATCGCGCTGATCACCGCCCACCAGGAGCTGGAGAGCGTCACGGTCGAGCGTGAGCTGGCCCGTTACAAGCGGCAGGTCGAGCAGCGCTGGGGCGAGCTGGTCTACGACGGCCTGTGGTTCTCCCCGCTCAAGCGGGCCCTGGACGGCTTCATCAACGAGGCCAACCAGCACGTCACCGGCGACATCCGGATGACGCTGCACGGCGGCCGCGCCGTCGTCACCGGCCGGAAGTCCGACGCCTCGCTGTACGACTTCAACCTCGCCACGTACGACACCGGCGACACGTTCGACCAGTCGCTGTCGAAGGGCTTCATCGAGATCTTCGGCATGTCATCGAAGATCGCGGCCAAGCGCGACCTGGCCTGA
- a CDS encoding keywimysin-related RiPP: MRAYERPTLTAVGTFTKATGLFLFKRRGPKDFLGRNHALFT; the protein is encoded by the coding sequence ATGCGCGCATATGAGCGTCCCACGCTGACCGCGGTCGGCACCTTCACCAAGGCGACCGGGCTGTTCCTGTTCAAGCGGCGTGGCCCCAAGGACTTCTTGGGGCGCAACCACGCGCTGTTCACCTGA
- a CDS encoding lasso peptide biosynthesis B2 protein, translating to MPRRMLTHLAVGCARVLARRPPRRIRAVLARVSRDARPASYAEAKAARDAVTAVSLACTGPEGCLPRSLATALLCRVHGQWPTWCVGVRRIPPFGAHAWVEAEGLVVGEDHPPDYFRTFFTVP from the coding sequence ATGCCGCGCCGGATGCTCACCCACCTGGCCGTCGGCTGCGCCCGGGTGCTCGCCCGCCGGCCGCCCCGCCGGATCCGCGCGGTGCTCGCCCGGGTGAGCCGCGATGCCCGGCCGGCCAGCTACGCGGAGGCCAAGGCGGCGCGGGACGCCGTCACCGCGGTCAGCCTCGCCTGCACCGGTCCCGAGGGCTGCCTGCCCAGGTCCCTGGCGACCGCCTTGCTCTGCCGGGTGCACGGCCAGTGGCCGACCTGGTGCGTGGGGGTCCGGCGGATACCCCCGTTCGGCGCGCACGCCTGGGTGGAGGCGGAGGGCCTGGTGGTCGGCGAGGACCACCCGCCCGACTACTTCCGGACCTTCTTCACCGTCCCATGA
- a CDS encoding asparagine synthase C-terminal domain-containing protein: MAGKVRIQGTVTGIRRVFAAEFGPVTVAADRADTLAFLLDAPLDEGRLALHLLDPPALPPLTDVPLWRGVRGLPTDSCLVLDDDGQSHHTRWWTPPEARWSLAEGAAALREALAAAVAARVEGHELVSSDLSGLDSTSVCCLAVRSGARVVAYTAASPDPLEDDVTWARRTAGALPALEHHVIPVAELPLVYHGLLDLNEPMDEPCRAAADHARWFTIAHRALARGSRLHLTGFCGDELLSGLPFHLRALLVRHPVVATRRLRGIAAAYRWPLGLMLRQLWDNRGYSAWLLGVSERLTGPRRPGTLRRSVGGHRRCCRRGRPWTPPPPYGS, from the coding sequence GTGGCGGGAAAGGTTCGCATTCAGGGCACGGTCACCGGAATCCGACGGGTGTTCGCGGCGGAATTCGGGCCCGTCACCGTCGCCGCGGACCGGGCCGACACTTTGGCTTTCCTGCTCGACGCGCCGCTGGATGAAGGCCGTCTGGCGCTGCATCTGCTGGACCCGCCCGCGCTGCCGCCGCTGACCGACGTCCCCCTGTGGCGTGGGGTGCGCGGGCTGCCGACGGACAGCTGTCTGGTCCTCGACGATGACGGGCAGTCACACCACACCAGGTGGTGGACACCGCCGGAGGCGCGGTGGTCCCTCGCCGAAGGCGCCGCCGCGCTACGGGAGGCGCTGGCAGCAGCGGTGGCCGCCCGGGTCGAGGGGCACGAGCTCGTCAGCAGCGATCTGAGCGGCCTGGATTCGACGTCGGTGTGCTGCCTGGCCGTCCGGTCGGGCGCGCGGGTCGTCGCGTATACGGCGGCGAGCCCGGACCCGCTGGAAGATGACGTGACCTGGGCGCGGCGCACCGCGGGCGCGCTGCCCGCCCTGGAGCACCACGTCATTCCGGTGGCGGAGCTACCGCTCGTCTACCACGGCCTGCTGGACCTCAACGAGCCCATGGACGAACCCTGCCGTGCAGCCGCGGACCACGCGCGGTGGTTCACCATCGCGCACCGAGCCCTCGCCCGCGGTTCGCGGCTGCACCTGACCGGCTTCTGCGGCGACGAGTTGCTGAGCGGCCTGCCCTTCCACCTGCGGGCGTTGCTGGTCCGGCACCCGGTGGTCGCTACGCGGCGGCTGCGCGGCATCGCCGCCGCGTACCGCTGGCCGCTGGGGCTGATGCTGCGGCAGCTGTGGGACAACCGGGGCTACAGTGCCTGGTTGCTCGGAGTCTCGGAGCGGCTGACCGGCCCCCGCCGCCCCGGGACACTCCGCCGCTCGGTTGGGGGCCACCGCCGCTGCTGCCGCCGTGGGCGACCGTGGACACCGCCACCGCCGTACGGGAGCTGA
- a CDS encoding asparagine synthase-related protein gives MDTATAVRELIRAEAPSAEPLAGRRDHHGNLLGVLDAARPLREVAWLADRAGLTLAAPYSDDRVLEASLSVRPEEKYTPWQYKPLLVEAMRGVVPADALTRQSKAGGISDLDVALRENQAELLRLWEDSLLARMGLIDAARLRELCRNPMRAGPHDLHGALYQTVACEVWLRTLRRTTVPSTGARP, from the coding sequence GTGGACACCGCCACCGCCGTACGGGAGCTGATCCGCGCCGAGGCGCCGTCGGCCGAGCCACTGGCCGGGCGCCGAGACCACCACGGCAATCTGCTGGGCGTACTGGACGCGGCCCGTCCGCTCCGCGAGGTGGCCTGGCTCGCGGACCGGGCGGGGCTCACCCTTGCCGCCCCCTACAGCGATGACCGGGTGCTCGAGGCGTCCCTGTCCGTACGGCCGGAGGAGAAGTACACCCCCTGGCAGTACAAACCGCTGCTCGTGGAGGCGATGCGCGGCGTCGTCCCGGCCGACGCCCTGACCCGGCAGTCCAAGGCGGGGGGCATCTCCGACCTGGACGTCGCCCTGCGCGAGAACCAGGCGGAACTCCTACGGCTGTGGGAGGACTCGCTGCTCGCGAGAATGGGCTTGATCGACGCCGCCCGGCTTCGTGAGCTGTGCCGCAATCCGATGCGCGCCGGTCCCCACGACCTGCACGGTGCGCTCTACCAGACGGTCGCCTGCGAGGTGTGGCTCCGCACGCTGCGGCGTACGACCGTCCCGAGCACGGGAGCGAGGCCATGA